Genomic segment of Acidobacteriota bacterium:
TGAACTGGATGCGGCGGAAGGAGCAATCGACCGCGCGGGCGAGCGACTGGGCCAGGGTGGTTTTCCCGACCCCGGGGACATCCTCGATGAGGAGGTGCCCTTCGGCGAAAAGACAGACGAGCGCGAGCCGGACCGCGTCCGGCTTTCCGCGCACGACGGTTTCGATCGCGGCCTGCAGCCGGCGGGCCTGGTCCTGCGGTTCTCCCGGTTCTGCCATGGCCCCCAGTATACTATCGATAGCGCTGCGCGGGGGAAAACAAAAAGGGGCCGGGTGGCCCCGGCCCCTCTCGCATACCCCGCCGCGAGGGATCAGGCGATCCCCAGCGCGTACTTCAGCGATTTCAGGGTGTTCTTCATCAGCATGGTGATGGTCATGGGGCCGACCCCGCCGGGGACCGGCGTGATGAAGCCCGCGATCTCCTTGGCGGCGTCGAAGTCCACGTCCCCCCTGAGGATGGCCACCATCCTGCCCGTCTTTTCACTCTTCTTTTCGCCCACGCGATTGACGCCCACGTCGATGACGCACGCGCCCGGCTTGATCCATTCGGGCTTCACCAGGCCGGGGACGCCCGCGGCCACGATCAGGATGTCGGCCCGTTTGCAGTGGAAGGCCAGGTCCTTGGTCGCGGTGTGGGCGATGGTCACCGTGGAATTGGCGCCGGGGCCCTTCTGCAGCATCAGGTTGGCGATCGGCTTGCCGACGATGTTCGAACGTCCCACCACGACGACCTCCGCCCCCTTGGTTTCGATGCCGGCGCGTACGATCATCTCCTGGATTCCGGCCGGGGTGCAGGGGGGGAACTTCAGCTCCGAGCCGCCGATCATGAGGCGCCCCACGTTCACGGGATGGAATCCGTCCACGTCCTTGTCGGGGTCGATGGCGTTGATCACCTTCTTCTCGTCGATGTGCTTGGGGAGGGGGAGCTGGACCAGGATCCCGTGGATCGACTCGTCCCTGTTGTATTTGTCGATGAGGGCCAGCAGGTCCGCTTCGGAAATGGTCTCGGGCTGGTTGTCCTGGATCTCGTGAAAGCCGAGCCTCTCCGCCGTCTGGATCTTCAGGGTGACGTAGGAGATCGAAGCCGGGTTGCTTCCCACGAGTATGGTGACCAGGCCGGGGACCTTGCCGTGCTTCGCCTTGATGTCCTGGACCTCCTGTTCGATTTCCTTCAGGATCTCCTCGCGGATCTCCGTTCCCTTGATGAGCTTTGCTGTCATATCCTGTCTCCTTTCAGGAAGCCCGGGGCCCCCCGGTTTATAATAGCGCCTGATTCCCAGGCTAGGTTCGATACCACAACCCGCGGGCCGAGATCAATCCCCTTCCTGGCGGTGCCGTCGGCTGGGCCGCCGCTAGAAGAGGTTCTTCTGGTTCCCGGGCAGCGTGATCTGAAAATGCTCGTAGGCCTTCCGGGTCGCCATCCGCCCCCGGGGGGTGCGGTCGAGAAAGCCGATCTGGATGAGGTACGGTTCGTAGATGTCCTCTATGGCGTCCTCGTCCTCGTTGATGGCGGCGGAAAGCGATCCCACCCCCACCGGCCCGCCGTTGTATTTTTCCAGGATCGTCAGCATCAGCTTGCGGTCGATTTCATCGAAGCCGTAGGTGTCGACGTCCATCATCTCCAGCGCCTGCATGGCCACGGGGCGGGTGATCCGGCCGTCGCTCCGTACCTCGGCGAAATCCCGCACGCGACGGAGGAGGCGGTTGGCGATGCGGGGGGTCCCCCGGCTCCGCGAGGCGATTTCGAGCGCGCCGTCATGATCGATCGGGACCCCCAGCGTCAGGGCCGACTGCTCGACGATGGTGCACAGGTCCGCGTGGGTGTAGAACTCCAGGCGATGGATGATGCCGAAACGCCCCCTCAGGGGAGCGGTCAGCAGGCCCGCCCGCGTGGTGGCGCCCACGAGGGTGAAGCGGGGGAGCGGCATCTTGATGCTGCGGGCTCCCGGCCCCTCGCCGATCACGATGTCGATGTAAAAGTCCTCCATCGCCGGGTAGAGGATCTCCTCGATGGAGGGGTGCAGCCGGTGGATCTCGTCGATGAAGAGCACGTCGCTGGCCTGCAGGTTGGTGAGGATGGCGGCGAGGTCTCCCCGCTTCTCGATGACGGGGCCGCTGGTCGTGCGGACGTTGACGTTCATCTCCCCGGCGATGATGGTCGCCAGGGTGGTTTTCCCCAGTCCCGGGGGGCCGTAGAGCAGGACGTGGTCCAGCGCCTCCCGGCGCTTGAGCGCGGCCTGGATGCTGATCTCGATGTTGTCCTTGACCTTCTGCTGGCCGATGTACTGGGCCAGGGTCTGGGGGCGCAGGCTCTGCTCGTAGGTCTTCTCGTCCGAAACCGGGGTCGGGTTCAGCAGGGCGTGTGTGAAGGTGCGTTCTGTCATAGCCTAAAACCGTGTCAACCGGCCAGCCGCCGGAGCGTGTTGCGCAGAATTTCCTCGAACGTCCGCCCGCATTCGGGCTCGCGCAGCGTCAGGGACAGGGCCTTCTCCGCCGCCGCCCGGGGGTAGCCCAGGTTGGTCAGCGCCGAAACGACATCCTCTTCCAGGGCCCCGCCGGGCGTTCCCTGCCGGGCCGCTTCCGCGTGCTCGGGCAGGAGGAACGGCGTCATCTGGCTCCGGAGCTCGAGGATCATCCTCTCCGCCGTCTTACGCCCCACGCCCGGGATGGAGGTGAGGCGGGGGACGTTCCCCTCAGCCACCGCCGCGGCCAGCTCTTCCACCCGCGCCCCGGAAAGGATCGTGATCGCGAGCTTGGGGCCGATGCCGCTCGTCGAGATCAGCTTCAGGAAAAGGCTCTTCTCGCTCCGCGACCGGAAACCGAAAAGGAGGAGCGCGTCTTCCCGCACGTGGGTGTGGATCTTGAGCGTGATCTCGTTCCCCTCTTCCGGGAGTTCGTAGAAGCTGGTCAGGGGGATGATCACTTCGTAGCCCACCCCCCCCACGTCGACCAGCAGAAGGTTCGGGCTCTTGGCCAGCAGCTTTCCTCTCAATTGACCGATCATATATCCTTTAGCGTGGGCCACGTGCCGTGGCGCCAGGCTATCTTGGCGTGGCGCCAGGGTATCCTGGCGTGGCGCCAGGCTATCTTGGCGTGGCGTCCGGAAGCCCGCCGTCGACCGGAAGGGTGCAGCCGGTCGTGGGGGTCTGGCGCGTGGCGAAGAAAAGGACGGCCCTGCCCACGTGCCGCGCCGTGATCTTCGCCTTGAGCAGGTTCCGGTTCCGGTAATATTCCTCCAGGCCTTCCGCGCTCAGTCCGCGGGCGCTCATCCTTTCGGGGCCGACCTCCAGCCACAACCCCGATTTCCGGGCGCCGTGGGAAAACACCGCGTCGGGCGCGACCATGTTCACGCGCACGTCCATCGGCGCCAGTTCCTGGCTCGCGATGCGGGCCAGCTGGTGCCCGGCGGCCTTGGTCGCGCTGTAGGCGCCGAAGTTGGCCCCCGGGGCGAAGACGTTCTTGGTCGAGACCATGACGATGTCCCCCCCGGTGTTCTGCCTCCTGAACAGGCGCGCCGATTCGGCCAGCATGAGGAGGGTCCCCTCGATGTTGATTCTTTCGGTTTTCCTGAAGGTCTCGAGGTCCATGTCCTCGATAGGGGCGACATGGGCGATGCCCGCGTTGAGAACCACGAGGTCGATGCCGCCCCACGCGCCGATCACGGAGCCGAAGGCGTCCGCGACCGATTGCGAGTCGGTGACGTCGAGCGCGATCCCCAGGACGCGCGGCCCGTACAGCGAGCGCATCTCCTCGGTGAACTGGTGCAGCGGGTCGCCGTCCAGGTCGGTGACGGCGACATGGCATCCCTGTTCCAGCAGTTCCTGGGTGATGCCGGCGCCGATGGCGCCCGCGGCGCCGGTGATCAGCGCCACGTGCCCGGCCAGCGGCGGCGAAGGGCGCGCGTGGAGCTTCCGGCGCTGGATCGCCCGGAATTCCATTTCGAAGATATCCCTTTCCTCCATCCCCCGGTAATCGCCCATCGCCGCGATCTGGGCCTTGACCTCCAGCGTGTGCTCGGCGATGTCCCTGGCGATGTCGGCGGCGGCCGCGCTCCCTTCCGCGGCGATCGCCCCGAGGCCGGGGATGAGGATCACCCGGGGCAGGGAATCGGCCGCCTCGATCCCTTCCGGGCGGCTGCGCGAGAACCTGTCGACATAGGCGTCGTAGGCGGCGGCGTAATCGCGGATCCCCTGCGCCACCTTTTCGCCGAACGCCGCGGGGTCCTCGAACGGGGGATTCTCGACCCAGAGGTAGGAGGGCTTGGTCCGGATGAGGTGGTCGGCCGTCAGGGGGGGCGTTGCGGCGAACTCCCGCGCGTATCCCGAATCGACGAGATCCAGGATCTTCCTGTTGATCAGCGGACGCACGATGACGCGGTCCCAGGGGCGGTCGGGATTCCCGGTGGGCCGGGCCAGCAGGCCCCGGATCACGGGGGCCGCCGCGGCCAGCCGCTGAAGGGCCAGGGGGAGGGGAGTGGCGGCCGCGGTGATCACCGGTTTCCGGGCGTGCTGCTCCACGTACTGCTCCGCCCGGGAGGCCAGGGCGATGGTGGTGTCGTACGATTCCCTGGCGGTCTCCCCCCAGGTGAGAAGCCCGTGCCGCATCAGGACCATCGCCCTCGCCCCCGGGTTCCGTTCGAGTTCGGCGGCCACGGCCCTGGCCAGGGGGAACCCGGGATGGGCGTACGGGAGGATCGAAACGCCTTCGCCCAGGGCGGCGCGCAGATGCTTTTCCCCCTCCACCTGGTTCGTGAGCGCCAGGATGGAATCGGGGTGGGTGTGGTCGACGAATTTACCCGGGACGAAAACGTGGACGAGGGTCTCGATGGACGGCGTGGCCGCCCGGGCGTCGAGGCAATGGGTGCGGAAGGCGTTGACCATGTCCTCGTCGGACAGCTTTTCCAGGGACCGGAGTTTTCCCACGTAGTCCAGTTCCAGTCCCGTGTATCCGTCCGGTTCGATGGATGCCATGTCGTAACCGGAGGCCTTGACGAACAAAGTCCGGACGGTTTCGCCCAGGAGGTTGGTCCGGACCGTTTTCACGGAGGAGTTGCCCCCGCCGTGCAGCACCAATCGGGTCTCGGCTCCGATCAGGGAGGCCACGTAGAGGCCGACGGCCAGGTCCTCGCCGTATTTCTTGCGGTATTGTTCGATGAATTGAGCGGCCCTGTCGTCCGACCAGCGGTTGATCATGCTGTCCTCGTCTGGGTGATCCCCTCTTAGACTTGCCCGGGGGCGGAGGGGCCCCGCCCGAGCCCGGTCCGCCGGCTACGCCTGCCGGTTTTTCAGGTCCTGGAACAGTTCGAAAGCCTCCGCGGGCTTTGCATTCTCATGGACCACCAGCCTCACCGCCTGGATCATGGCGGCGGGGGCCTCCGACTGGAAGATGTTCCTTCCCATGTCGACTCCGGCGGCCCCCTCGCTGACGGCGCGGTACGCCATCTCGAGGGCCTCCGTCTCGGGGAGTTTCTTCCCTCCGGCCATGATGACGGGGACGGGGCAGGACGCGGTGACGGTCTCGAAGCCTTCCGGCACGTAATAGGTCTTCACGAAATGCGCCCCCAGTTCCGCGCATATCCTGCACGCGAGGCGGAAATACCGGGCGTCGCGCGTCATGTTTTTCCCGACCGCGGTGACTCCGAGCACAGGGACGCCGTGCCGGTTGCCGAGGTCCACGAGGCGCGTCATGTTATGAATCGACTGCGTTTCGAATTCCCCGCCGACAAAAACCTGCACCGCCATGGCCGCGGTGTTGAGCCGCAGCGCGTCCTCGATGTCCACGGCGATCTGTTCGTTGGACAGCTCCTTGAGGATGCTGGGGCCGCCGCTCGCCCGCAGCACGGTCCCCCGGGCGAAGGAGGGGGGGATGGTCGTGCGGAGGATGCCGCGGGTCAGCATGAGCGCGTCCGCGTAAGGGAGCAGGGGGACGATGTTGACGTCCACCCGTTCCAGCCCCGTCGTCGGGCCCTGGAAATACCCATGGTCGATGGCCAGCATCACGGTTCTGCCCGAGGAGGCGCTGAAAATCCTGGCGAGGCGGCTCTGCATGCCCCAGTCGAGCGCGCCCGAACCCTTGAGGAAGAAGGGGGTGTTGC
This window contains:
- the folD gene encoding bifunctional methylenetetrahydrofolate dehydrogenase/methenyltetrahydrofolate cyclohydrolase FolD: MTAKLIKGTEIREEILKEIEQEVQDIKAKHGKVPGLVTILVGSNPASISYVTLKIQTAERLGFHEIQDNQPETISEADLLALIDKYNRDESIHGILVQLPLPKHIDEKKVINAIDPDKDVDGFHPVNVGRLMIGGSELKFPPCTPAGIQEMIVRAGIETKGAEVVVVGRSNIVGKPIANLMLQKGPGANSTVTIAHTATKDLAFHCKRADILIVAAGVPGLVKPEWIKPGACVIDVGVNRVGEKKSEKTGRMVAILRGDVDFDAAKEIAGFITPVPGGVGPMTITMLMKNTLKSLKYALGIA
- the lsrF gene encoding 3-hydroxy-5-phosphonooxypentane-2,4-dione thiolase, translated to MADMDGSIETKDFHPDIPSRNTPFFLKGSGALDWGMQSRLARIFSASSGRTVMLAIDHGYFQGPTTGLERVDVNIVPLLPYADALMLTRGILRTTIPPSFARGTVLRASGGPSILKELSNEQIAVDIEDALRLNTAAMAVQVFVGGEFETQSIHNMTRLVDLGNRHGVPVLGVTAVGKNMTRDARYFRLACRICAELGAHFVKTYYVPEGFETVTASCPVPVIMAGGKKLPETEALEMAYRAVSEGAAGVDMGRNIFQSEAPAAMIQAVRLVVHENAKPAEAFELFQDLKNRQA
- a CDS encoding bifunctional aldolase/short-chain dehydrogenase, whose product is MINRWSDDRAAQFIEQYRKKYGEDLAVGLYVASLIGAETRLVLHGGGNSSVKTVRTNLLGETVRTLFVKASGYDMASIEPDGYTGLELDYVGKLRSLEKLSDEDMVNAFRTHCLDARAATPSIETLVHVFVPGKFVDHTHPDSILALTNQVEGEKHLRAALGEGVSILPYAHPGFPLARAVAAELERNPGARAMVLMRHGLLTWGETARESYDTTIALASRAEQYVEQHARKPVITAAATPLPLALQRLAAAAPVIRGLLARPTGNPDRPWDRVIVRPLINRKILDLVDSGYAREFAATPPLTADHLIRTKPSYLWVENPPFEDPAAFGEKVAQGIRDYAAAYDAYVDRFSRSRPEGIEAADSLPRVILIPGLGAIAAEGSAAAADIARDIAEHTLEVKAQIAAMGDYRGMEERDIFEMEFRAIQRRKLHARPSPPLAGHVALITGAAGAIGAGITQELLEQGCHVAVTDLDGDPLHQFTEEMRSLYGPRVLGIALDVTDSQSVADAFGSVIGAWGGIDLVVLNAGIAHVAPIEDMDLETFRKTERINIEGTLLMLAESARLFRRQNTGGDIVMVSTKNVFAPGANFGAYSATKAAGHQLARIASQELAPMDVRVNMVAPDAVFSHGARKSGLWLEVGPERMSARGLSAEGLEEYYRNRNLLKAKITARHVGRAVLFFATRQTPTTGCTLPVDGGLPDATPR
- the ruvB gene encoding Holliday junction branch migration DNA helicase RuvB codes for the protein MTERTFTHALLNPTPVSDEKTYEQSLRPQTLAQYIGQQKVKDNIEISIQAALKRREALDHVLLYGPPGLGKTTLATIIAGEMNVNVRTTSGPVIEKRGDLAAILTNLQASDVLFIDEIHRLHPSIEEILYPAMEDFYIDIVIGEGPGARSIKMPLPRFTLVGATTRAGLLTAPLRGRFGIIHRLEFYTHADLCTIVEQSALTLGVPIDHDGALEIASRSRGTPRIANRLLRRVRDFAEVRSDGRITRPVAMQALEMMDVDTYGFDEIDRKLMLTILEKYNGGPVGVGSLSAAINEDEDAIEDIYEPYLIQIGFLDRTPRGRMATRKAYEHFQITLPGNQKNLF
- the ruvA gene encoding Holliday junction branch migration protein RuvA, whose product is MIGQLRGKLLAKSPNLLLVDVGGVGYEVIIPLTSFYELPEEGNEITLKIHTHVREDALLLFGFRSRSEKSLFLKLISTSGIGPKLAITILSGARVEELAAAVAEGNVPRLTSIPGVGRKTAERMILELRSQMTPFLLPEHAEAARQGTPGGALEEDVVSALTNLGYPRAAAEKALSLTLREPECGRTFEEILRNTLRRLAG